From the Prunus dulcis chromosome 4, ALMONDv2, whole genome shotgun sequence genome, one window contains:
- the LOC117624311 gene encoding berberine bridge enzyme-like 7, with translation MKEPSSAIIPFFVSFLWLCSTVHSILPFCASLDPPIKTIPTSWTSSFNDSLKFLPKKSQQVLNDFIQCLGETSQSNPPIYTPQNTSFPHVLLSLIKNRRYFTPTTPKPLAIVAPTHESHVQATVICTKRHGLQIRIRSGGHDYEGLSYVSDLPFVVLDMFNLRSVDMNLEDESAWVQAGATIGELYYAIGQKSKVHGFAAGSCPSVGIGGHFSGGGYGPLMRKYGLTVDNVEDAKLVNVNGRILDRNTMGEDLFWAIRGGGGASFGVILSWKIKLIRVPPKVTMFNVRRTLEEGATDVLHRWQYVAPKLPEDIFIRVGIQVKNSSQEGKKTVQVLFTGQFLGQSDKLVPLVNERFPELGLQQKDFFEMSWIESTVFMAACPIGTPIDVLLSRPKAPAIFFKSKSDYVKEPIPKHGFKAIWKKLIKIEKVWMQLNPYGGRMSEISESATPFPHRAGNLYSVQYFISWMEEGIKTTNHYIKLSRKLYTSMAPFVSKNPREALQNYRDLDIGTNLRNHTNFHKARLYGRKYFKYNFDRLVQVKTMVDPQDFFKHEQSIPPL, from the coding sequence ATGAAGGAACCAAGCTCTGCAATAATACCCTTCTTTGTCTCATTCCTCTGGCTCTGCAGTACGGTTCATTCTATCCTTCCTTTCTGTGCCAGTCTCGATCCACCAATAAAGACGATACCAACATCATGGACAAGTTCTTTCAATGACTCCCTCAAATTTCTTCCCAAAAAATCTCAACAAGTTCTCAATGACTTCATTCAATGCCTTGGAGAAACATCTCAGTCCAACCCTCCAATTTACACCCCTCAAAACACCTCATTTCCCCATGTATTGTTATCACTCATTAAAAACCGCAGATACTTTACACCTACAACTCCAAAACCTTTGGCTATTGTAGCACCCACGCATGAATCCCATGTCCAAGCAACCGTTATTTGCACAAAACGACACGGGTTGCAAATTAGAATCCGAAGTGGTGGCCATGATTATGAGGGCTTATCATACGTATCGGATCTTCCCTTTGTTGTTCTTGACATGTTCAATCTTCGATCCGTTGATATGAATCTTGAAGATGAGAGTGCTTGGGTTCAAGCTGGGGCTACTATTGGTGAACTTTACTATGCAATTGGACAGAAAAGTAAGGTTCATGGGTTTGCAGCTGGATCTTGTCCAAGTGTTGGTATTGGTGGCCACTTTAGTGGTGGTGGGTATGGTCCACTTATGAGAAAATATGGTCTTACAGTGGATAACGTTGAAGATGCTAAACTAGTGAATGTGAATGGAAGAATCCTTGATAGAAATACAATGGGAGAAGATCTTTTTTGGGCCATtagaggtggtggtggagccAGCTTTGGAGTCATTCTTTCATGGAAGATCAAGTTGATTCGAGTTCCACCTAAAGTGACCATGTTCAATGTTAGAAGGACCTTGGAAGAAGGCGCTACCGATGTGCTCCATCGATGGCAATACGTTGCACCTAAGCTCCCTGAAGACATCTTCATTAGAGTAGGTATACAAGTCAAGAATAGTAGCCAAGAGGGGAAGAAGACAGTGCAAGTATTATTCACTGGTCAGTTTTTGGGACAAAGTGACAAGCTTGTTCCATTGGTAAATGAGCGTTTCCCTGAATTGGGTTTACAACAAAAAGATTTCTTTGAAATGAGTTGGATAGAATCCACTGTGTTCATGGCTGCTTGCCCAATTGGAACTCCAATAGATGTTCTACTTTCTAGGCCAAAGGCGCCAGCAATCTTCTTCAAGAGCAAGTCTGACTACGTGAAAGAACCAATTCCAAAACATGGTTTCAAAGCCATATGGAAGAAGCTGATTAAGATAGAGAAGGTGTGGATGCAATTGAACCCCTACGGCGGAAGGATGAGTGAGATTTCTGAATCAGCAACTCCATTCCCTCATAGAGCTGGAAACCTATATTCGGTTCAGTACTTTATATCTTGGATGGAAGAAGGGATTAAGACCACCAATCACTATATTAAATTGTCGAGAAAATTGTATACAAGTATGGCTCCTTTTGTCTCCAAGAACCCAAGAGAGGCCTTGCAAAACTATAGGGACCTAGACATTGGTACCAACCTGCGCAACCACACAAACTTTCACAAGGCTAGACTTTATGGAAGGaagtattttaaatataaCTTTGATAGATTGGTACAAGTAAAAACAATGGTTGATCCTCAGGATTTTTTCAAGCATGAACAAAGTATTCCACCactttag
- the LOC117623805 gene encoding uncharacterized protein LOC117623805, which yields MGFLTFAAAGGGLILMGAYEAISTSIQIPDQDSTPSSPPSSQSSNSRTQTSVQPRTSSIYYLAASVISLLFVLNSLVSFFDANDASDRVGSALQLQVIAIASLFLLYAIAGLLVNFTNSTMPCSLLSLVGLFAFIEEFLLFYLRKKDNSGIENRYFDMLLVPIAVCIFSTMLEFNNPKSNYPKLARGVGLLLQGTWFLQMGISLYTNLIAHGCSLHEKSRGNYTVKCKGHPEYHRARAIVTLQFNCHLALLVILVVGVYSIIGKKTGGRGDVSSYKPLGAERHQFDNQSQFTLDSEDDDVDEEIKEEGNLAIQKAGEVELGMNGYGSHK from the coding sequence ATGGGGTTTCTCACTTTTGCAGCAGCAGGCGGCGGCCTTATTCTGATGGGTGCATACGAAGCCATTTCTACCTCAATCCAAATCCCAGACCAAGATTCAACTCCGTCGTCACCTCCATCTTCACAATCCTCAAATTCAAGAACGCAGACGAGCGTCCAACCTCGCACGTCGTCGATTTATTATCTCGCTGCCTCTGTCATCTCGTTACTTTTCGTTCTAAATTCTTTGGTTTCATTCTTTGACGCAAACGACGCGAGTGACCGAGTCGGCTCAGCCCTCCAATTGCAAGTGATTGCAATTGCCTCGCTCTTCTTGCTTTACGCAATCGCGGGTCTCCTGGTAAACTTCACAAATTCCACTATGCCTTGTTCGTTGCTCAGTTTGGTTGGTCTTTTCGCTTTCATTGAAGAATTTTTACTGTTTTACCTTCGAAAAAAAGACAATAGTGGGATTGAAAATCGGTACTTTGATATGTTGCTTGTGCCAATTGCCGTTTGTATATTCTCCACAATGCTTGAATTCAACAACCCAAAATCGAATTACCCTAAATTGGCTCGTGGGGTTGGGTTACTTCTGCAAGGAACTTGGTTTTTGCAAATGGGTATTTCTTTGTACACCAATTTGATAGCTCACGGGTGTTCTTTGCACGAAAAGAGCAGAGGGAATTACACTGTGAAGTGTAAGGGGCACCCTGAATATCACAGGGCTAGAGCCATTGTCACACTTCAGTTCAATTGCCACCTTGCTCTTCTAGTGATTTTGGTTGTGGGAGTGTACTCAATTATTGGTAAGAAAACTGGAGGCAGGGGTGATGTTTCAAGCTATAAGCCCCTTGGCGCCGAGAGGCATCAATTTGATAATCAGAGCCAGTTTACTTTGGAttctgaagatgatgatgttgatgaaGAGATTAAAGAAGAGGGAAACTTGGCAATACAGAAGGCCGGTGAAGTCGAATTGGGGATGAATGGTTATGGTTCTCACAAGTGA